One Deltaproteobacteria bacterium genomic region harbors:
- a CDS encoding SpoVR family protein, with translation MANLTPELEKWRVKILKVAEGYGLDMFETIFEIITYDQINQFAAYGGFPVRYPHWRFGMEYEQLSKSYEYGLSKIYEMVVNTDPCYAYLMEGNRMVDQKLVMAHVYGHCDFFKNNQWFAPTNRKMMDQVANHATRIRRYIDRYGINTVEDFIDKVLSLENLIDRHSPYMQRRTPQQQAKTDDPKTADVSLLKMANRDYMDEYINPREFVEHQKQKAAAETTRMEKFPREPQRDILAFLMHHAPLKNWQQDIISIIRDEAYYFAPQGMTKIMNEGWASYWHSKMMTQDILSDSEIIDFADAHSGTMAMSPNGFNPYKIGIELFRNIEDRWNKGQFGKEWNECDDIRLKLNWDKKLGIGREKIFEIRRNYNDVTFIDEFLTEDFCVENKMFVYKFNKRTGQYEVDTRDFPLIKRQLLFQLTNFGQPIIQVENANFENRGELLLTHMFEGIEMQPDYMRETLKNLQSIWGRPVCIATVQDEQTKLYRHDGAEIQEIAIGDANAKTDASSGEA, from the coding sequence ATGGCAAACCTAACGCCCGAACTTGAAAAATGGCGCGTCAAGATTTTGAAAGTTGCAGAAGGCTATGGCCTCGACATGTTCGAGACCATTTTCGAAATTATCACGTACGATCAAATTAACCAGTTTGCGGCTTACGGGGGTTTTCCCGTGCGTTATCCACACTGGCGCTTTGGTATGGAGTACGAGCAGCTTTCTAAGAGTTACGAGTACGGCCTTTCCAAGATCTATGAAATGGTGGTCAACACGGACCCTTGCTATGCCTATCTTATGGAAGGCAACCGCATGGTGGACCAGAAGCTCGTCATGGCCCACGTCTATGGTCACTGTGATTTCTTTAAAAACAATCAGTGGTTTGCGCCCACGAATAGAAAAATGATGGACCAGGTGGCAAACCACGCCACAAGAATTCGGCGCTATATCGATCGCTATGGAATCAATACGGTTGAAGACTTTATTGATAAAGTACTTTCATTAGAAAACCTGATCGATCGCCATTCGCCGTATATGCAGCGGCGCACGCCGCAGCAGCAGGCTAAGACGGACGACCCAAAGACTGCGGACGTTTCACTTTTGAAAATGGCCAATCGCGATTACATGGATGAATACATCAATCCCCGCGAGTTCGTTGAACATCAAAAGCAAAAGGCCGCGGCGGAAACTACTCGAATGGAGAAGTTTCCCCGCGAGCCACAGCGTGATATTTTGGCCTTTCTGATGCATCATGCGCCGCTCAAGAACTGGCAGCAGGACATCATTTCAATTATCCGCGATGAGGCTTATTACTTCGCTCCCCAGGGAATGACTAAGATTATGAATGAGGGCTGGGCTTCGTACTGGCACTCGAAAATGATGACTCAAGACATCTTAAGCGATTCGGAAATTATTGATTTCGCCGACGCGCACTCGGGTACAATGGCGATGTCGCCGAACGGCTTTAATCCTTATAAAATCGGGATCGAGCTTTTCCGCAATATCGAAGATCGATGGAACAAAGGGCAGTTTGGCAAAGAATGGAACGAGTGCGACGACATTCGTCTAAAGCTTAACTGGGACAAAAAACTTGGAATCGGCCGCGAAAAGATTTTTGAAATTCGTCGAAACTATAATGACGTGACCTTCATCGATGAATTCTTGACGGAAGATTTCTGCGTCGAAAACAAAATGTTTGTCTATAAATTTAATAAACGCACAGGGCAATATGAAGTCGATACGCGTGACTTCCCATTGATTAAGCGGCAGCTGTTGTTTCAGTTAACAAACTTCGGTCAGCCGATTATTCAAGTTGAAAATGCTAACTTTGAAAATCGCGGTGAACTGCTATTGACCCACATGTTTGAAGGCATCGAAATGCAACCAGATTACATGCGTGAAACTCTTAAGAATCTGCAATCAATCTGGGGGCGTCCAGTTTGTATTGCGACTGTGCAGGATGAACAGACGAAATTGTATCGGCACGATGGTGCAGAAATACAAGAAATCGCCATTGGCGACGCGAATGCCAAAACTGATGCTTCTTCAGGGGAAGCTTAA
- a CDS encoding DUF444 family protein gives MSIREDQNRFRDIVRGRIKENFKKYVTHGEMIGKRENDFVKIPVPSIDIPRFKYGPKQSGGVGQGQGKPGDSMDGDPQNGSGEAGNQSGEHQIEVGITMDELAQILGEELELPDIKPKGRPRQDATKNKYSGIAPVGPEGLRHFKSSYKRALKRYISSGIYTPENPVIIPIRGDFRYRSFKPVVQPQANAVVIYMMDVSGSMGEEQKEIVRLESFWINTWLKRHYKGLETRFIIHDATAKEVDEKTFFSTSESGGTLISSAFKLAKDIIEADYPPNQWNIYPFHFSDGDNWSGEDTRLCMRLLQEFFLPNVNQFGYGQVESKYGSGQFAKDLEREFPDDERLVISKIENRDKILGSIKDFLGKGR, from the coding sequence ATGTCGATTCGTGAGGACCAAAACCGCTTTCGTGACATCGTCCGAGGGCGGATCAAAGAGAACTTCAAGAAGTACGTCACGCATGGCGAGATGATCGGTAAGCGTGAAAACGATTTCGTGAAGATTCCGGTTCCTTCAATTGATATTCCTCGTTTCAAGTACGGACCCAAGCAGAGCGGCGGCGTTGGTCAGGGGCAAGGTAAGCCAGGCGATTCGATGGACGGGGATCCGCAAAATGGCAGCGGGGAAGCCGGAAATCAATCTGGCGAACATCAGATTGAAGTCGGCATCACCATGGACGAACTCGCCCAGATTTTAGGTGAAGAGCTCGAACTGCCGGACATCAAACCGAAAGGTCGTCCAAGACAGGATGCGACCAAAAACAAATATTCTGGAATAGCCCCCGTTGGACCCGAGGGCCTGCGGCACTTTAAGTCTTCCTATAAGCGTGCGCTAAAGCGTTACATTTCAAGTGGTATTTACACACCAGAAAATCCAGTGATCATTCCCATTCGCGGCGACTTTCGCTATCGCTCGTTTAAACCGGTGGTTCAGCCGCAAGCAAACGCTGTCGTCATTTACATGATGGACGTGTCGGGTTCTATGGGTGAAGAGCAAAAAGAAATCGTTCGCTTGGAAAGTTTTTGGATTAATACCTGGTTAAAGCGCCATTACAAAGGGCTTGAAACACGATTTATCATTCACGATGCAACGGCTAAAGAAGTCGACGAAAAAACGTTCTTTTCGACGAGTGAATCCGGTGGCACGCTGATTAGTTCTGCTTTCAAACTAGCTAAAGATATCATTGAGGCCGACTATCCGCCCAATCAATGGAACATTTATCCGTTTCATTTTTCAGATGGTGATAATTGGTCGGGCGAAGACACGCGGCTTTGCATGCGGCTTTTACAGGAATTTTTTCTGCCGAATGTGAACCAGTTTGGGTATGGCCAAGTTGAATCCAAATACGGCAGCGGGCAATTTGCGAAAGATCTCGAACGAGAGTTTCCCGATGATGAGCGCCTTGTGATTTCCAAAATCGAAAATCGTGACAAAATTCTTGGCTCGATCAAAGACTTTCTGGGAAAGGGCCGGTAG
- a CDS encoding serine protein kinase, translated as MSTGNSNQSFDLASLIKDWNGNQKFRDLAWSGTFNDYLSLVKENPKVTRNAFQRMYDMVVEKGSEEYIDFKKQVVRYKFFDDAENDGKDAVFGLDVPLMKLVNVLRSAALGYGTEKRVILLHGPVGSAKSTICRSLKKGVERYSKTDSGAMYTFEWVDEKGELQGLLGKDVKSYQSPMHEEPLLLIPDDLRPRVIEELNRGNKTEFRINIDGELSPPSRYIFRQLMEKYLGDVTKVLSHVRVKRLVLSEADRIGIGTFQPKDEKNQDSTELTGDINYRKIAEYGSDSDPRAFNFDGEFNVANRGMIEFVEVLKLDVAFLYDLLGASQEHRVKPKKFAQTHIDEVIIGHTNEPEYRRLQDNEFMEALRDRTVKIDIPYITKWRHEVNIYKKDFNSRKLRGVSIAPHTVEMAAMWAVLTRLEKPKKANLTRLQKMKLYDGKTLPNYTEDNVKELRKEATREGLDGISPRYIQDKLSNALVNAQQANRGSVNPFMVLNELESGLKSHALLSNEELRNEFRELLGVVKQEYEEIIKGEVQRAISADDSALARLCANYIDHVKAFTHKERVRNHFTGHDEEPDERLMRAVEEKIEIPESRKQDFRSEIMNYIGKLSIEGKKFDYKTNERLHKALELKLFEDQKDSIKLTSLVSSVVDKETQEKIDIVKSRLIKDYGYDEISATDVLQYVASIFARGDVKKQ; from the coding sequence ATGTCGACAGGAAACTCAAACCAATCTTTCGACCTCGCGAGTCTTATTAAAGACTGGAATGGAAATCAGAAGTTTCGCGACCTCGCATGGTCGGGAACCTTCAACGATTACCTGAGTCTCGTAAAAGAAAATCCGAAGGTTACCCGAAACGCGTTTCAACGGATGTATGACATGGTCGTTGAAAAGGGCTCGGAAGAATACATCGACTTCAAGAAGCAAGTCGTACGCTACAAGTTCTTTGACGACGCGGAAAACGATGGAAAAGACGCTGTGTTCGGTCTTGATGTACCGCTGATGAAGCTGGTGAATGTATTGAGATCGGCAGCTCTCGGTTATGGCACGGAGAAACGGGTCATTCTTCTTCACGGCCCAGTTGGGTCTGCAAAGTCGACGATCTGCCGGTCACTGAAAAAAGGTGTCGAACGCTATTCGAAAACGGATAGCGGTGCGATGTACACTTTCGAATGGGTGGACGAAAAGGGCGAGCTTCAGGGGCTTCTTGGAAAAGACGTAAAGTCGTATCAGTCGCCGATGCACGAAGAGCCCCTTCTTTTGATTCCTGACGATCTTCGTCCGCGCGTTATCGAAGAGCTGAATCGAGGCAACAAAACCGAGTTCCGCATCAACATCGACGGCGAACTTTCTCCGCCGTCACGCTACATATTCCGTCAGTTGATGGAAAAGTATCTTGGCGATGTGACTAAGGTTCTCTCGCACGTTAGAGTAAAACGTCTTGTGTTGAGCGAAGCTGACCGAATCGGCATTGGCACGTTCCAGCCGAAAGACGAAAAGAACCAAGACTCAACCGAACTGACTGGCGATATCAATTACCGCAAGATCGCCGAATACGGTTCAGATTCAGATCCGCGAGCCTTTAACTTCGATGGGGAATTCAACGTTGCCAATCGTGGGATGATTGAATTTGTAGAAGTTCTGAAGCTTGACGTCGCATTCTTGTACGACCTTTTGGGTGCCTCGCAAGAACATCGAGTGAAGCCGAAGAAGTTTGCGCAAACACATATCGATGAAGTGATCATTGGCCATACGAACGAACCTGAGTATCGCCGACTGCAAGATAACGAATTCATGGAAGCCCTTCGTGACCGAACGGTGAAAATTGATATTCCGTACATCACAAAGTGGCGCCATGAAGTGAATATTTATAAAAAGGATTTCAACTCGCGCAAACTTCGAGGTGTGTCGATTGCACCGCATACCGTTGAAATGGCGGCGATGTGGGCGGTCCTCACGCGTTTAGAAAAACCGAAGAAAGCAAATCTCACTCGGCTGCAGAAGATGAAGCTTTACGACGGAAAAACCCTGCCAAACTACACGGAAGACAACGTAAAGGAGCTTCGCAAAGAAGCGACTCGCGAAGGTTTGGACGGAATTTCTCCGCGTTATATTCAGGACAAGTTATCCAATGCACTTGTGAATGCCCAGCAAGCGAATCGCGGTTCGGTTAATCCGTTCATGGTTTTGAATGAGCTTGAATCGGGGCTTAAGAGCCACGCACTTTTATCGAACGAAGAACTTCGAAATGAATTCCGCGAACTCCTTGGAGTGGTGAAGCAGGAATACGAAGAGATTATCAAGGGCGAAGTGCAACGAGCGATTTCGGCCGACGATTCGGCGCTGGCTCGCTTGTGCGCGAATTACATTGATCACGTGAAGGCGTTCACGCACAAAGAACGTGTTCGCAATCACTTTACGGGGCACGATGAGGAGCCGGATGAGCGTCTCATGCGCGCGGTTGAAGAGAAAATCGAGATTCCTGAATCGCGCAAGCAGGACTTCCGAAGCGAAATCATGAACTACATCGGTAAACTCTCGATCGAAGGAAAGAAGTTCGATTACAAGACGAACGAGCGTCTACACAAGGCTCTGGAGCTTAAGTTGTTCGAAGACCAAAAGGATTCGATCAAGCTAACCTCTTTGGTTTCGTCGGTTGTCGACAAAGAGACGCAGGAAAAGATCGACATCGTGAAGTCGCGACTGATTAAAGATTACGGGTATGACGAGATTTCTGCGACGGATGTGCTTCAGTACGTCGCAAGTATTTTCGCTCGTGGAGACGTTAAGAAACAGTAG